In the Periophthalmus magnuspinnatus isolate fPerMag1 chromosome 4, fPerMag1.2.pri, whole genome shotgun sequence genome, one interval contains:
- the fstl3 gene encoding follistatin-related protein 3 → MSFYFFVFALFLTSCQIGRNAVNAGMCWLQQGPEQRCDMVLMRGVTREECCNGGRLDTAWSNSSLPMNEISLLGFLGIVSCKPCKENCEGVKCGPGKVCKMKMGRPQCVCSPDCSHLSLKHAVCGSDGRTYRDECALLMARCMGHPDLEVMYQGDCKKSCTKVVCPGTHTCVTDQTNSAHCVMCRTAPCPIPMTTEQPICGNDNITYPSACHLRRATCFMGRSIGVRHYGHCNNPPRKSPNYDVSEENAV, encoded by the exons atgaGCTTTTACttctttgtttttgctttgttccTCACTTCATGTCAGATTGGGAGGAATGCAGTCAATG CGGGGATGTGTTGGCTGCAGCAGGGCCCGGAGCAGAGATGTGACATGGTGCTGATGAGAGGAGTGACCCGGGAAGAGTGCTGCAACGGGGGCCGTCTGGACACAGCCTGGTCCAACAGCAGTCTGCCCATGAACGAGATCAGCCTCCTGGGCTTCCTCGGTATCGTTTCCTGCAAACCCTGTAAAG AGAACTGTGAgggggtcaaatgtggcccgGGGAAAGTTTGTAAAATGAAGATGGGCAGACCTCAGTGCGTGTGCTCCCCAGACTGCTCCCACCTGTCACTCAAGCACGCAGTGTGCGGCAGTGATGGACGCACCTACAGGGACGAGTGTGCTCTGCTCATGGCCCGCTGTATGGGACACCCAGATCTGGAGGTCATGTACCAAGGCGACTGCAAGA AGTCATGCACCAAAGTGGTCTGTCCTGGGACCCACACGTGTGTGACAGACCAGACCAACAGTGCTCACTGTGTCATGTGCCGCACTGCCCCCTGCCCTATCCCCATGACGACAGAGCAACCCATCTGTGGCAATGACAACATCACCTACCCCAGTGCCTGTCACCTGCGCCGAGCCACCTGCTTCATGGGGCGCTCCATAGGGGTCCGCCACTATGGACACTGCAACA ATCCCCCGAGGAAATCTCCAAACTATGATGTCAGCGAGGAAAATGCAGTTTAG